The window ACGGCACCTTCAGTCCGCAGGAGGTGCGCGACCGCATCAAGGCGATCAATGAGTTCGGCGGCATGTGCGAGCCGTTGCCCGGCCTGATCGATGTGCCGAAAACCTGTCCCCCCGGAGCGAACCGCGTGCCGAAGACCGCGAAGGCAATCCCCGCCCTCGGCGACGGCCCGACCAAGGACAGCCAGGACTGGAAGGGTGCGCAAGCGACCGTGCGGCTCTGGTACGTCGATCCCCTGAAGGATCTTCAGCGCGAGCGTTCCTACATGACCGTGTTCACGCACGATCATTTCTCTCCATCGACCCATCAGGAAGCCGGGCTTTACGGCGGCCTGCTGATCGAGCCCAGGGGCTCGACCTGGACAACACCGGGTGGTGCGCTGCTGGGGCAGGGGCGTGATGACGGCGGTCCCACCAGTTATGCCGCCAGCATCCTGCCTCCATCAGGCAGCCCGGAGACCAGTTACCGCGAGTTCGCGCTGGCGTGGGCCGATACCCAGCTGGTTTACAACAACATCAGCAAGACCCGGCCCGATTGTTATCCGACCGGTCCGACCGCGCCGGGCTGTGTCCCGGTCGCGCCCGGCACATACACCGGCTGGTCCGACACCGCGAACGCGGTCAATCCGGCCGCGTCGCCGGTCACCGGCGCGGCGCAGCCGCTGGTGATCGCCGATTTCGGCTCCGGCACGTTCTCGATGAACTATCGCAACGAACCGCTGCCGCTGCGTCTGAACAACGCGACCGATCCGCGCGCCGGCGATGCGGCGTGGTCCTACGCCTCGATCCCCGGCCGCAATGCGGCCTTCGCCAAGCAGCCCGATGCCGGCGGCAAGATCAATCCGGCCTGCACCGACAACTCCTGCTTTACCTATCCCAGGCTGCCGATCAGCAGCGGCATGAAGGGCGAGGATCCGTACACGCCGCTGTTCAACGTCTATCCGCAGGACCCGGTGCAGATCCGGCTGCTGGCGGGCGGCTTCACCACCATGCACGATGTCATCACCCACGGCCTGCCGTGGAAGTTCGAGCCGTACAACCCGAACTCGGGTTGGCGCGAGAGCCAGCTGACATTGCTGAGCGAGCATTTCGAACTGCATGTCAAGCCACCGCGCGCGGGCGATTATCTCTACAGCACCGGCGCGTCCTATGAGGGCATGACCAACGGGATGTGGGGGCTATTGCGCGCCCATGCCACGGCGCAACCGGATCTCAAGCCGCTGCCGTCGAATCCGGCGCCGACCAGCCTGCCGTTCACGCCACCCGCGGTCTCCGCGCAGTGCGACCGCGGCGTTCCCTGCAAGCGTCAGTTCGCCGTCACGGCGCTGACCATCGGCCAGGCGCTCGGGCAGGGGACTGCCCTTACTTACAATGGCCGTGGCCTGACCCTGAAGGCGGGTCTTGCTGCGAACGAAGTGCTGAACGATCCCATGGCGATCATCTATGTGCGCAATGAGGATCTCTGCCAGCCGACGTCGGCCGCATGCGTACCCGGCGGATTGTTGAAGCGCGGTATCAAGGTCGAGCCGCTGGTGTTGCGGGTGGCCGCCGGTGACGTGGTGGAAGTCACCTTGACCAATGGCGTCGACACCAATGCTCAGACCTTCACGACGGCGATTCCCGGCGCCCGGGTCGGGATTCCGTATTCCAACCCGTATCAGGCCATCAACCTGCTGCCGTCGACCAATGTCGGTCTGCATCCGCAGTTGCTGGCGTTCGACGTGAAGAGCGACAACGGCATCAATGTCGGTGAGAACACGGTCAGCACCGTGGCACCGACATACAACCGAACCTACACCTGGTACGCCGGCACAATCGAAGCCGGCCCGGGCGGCGTGCCGAAGGCGACGCCGGTGGAGTTCGGCGCGCTCAATCTGATGCCGGCGGATCCGCTCAATCATCCCTATCGTGGCCTGTTCGGCGGGCTCGTGGTCCAGCCGGCCGGTTCGACCTGGGTCGAGGATCCCGACAGCCATATGTCGGCCACGGTGTTTCTCGACGACGGCTCGTCGTTCCGCGATTTCGTGGTGATCGGCCAGGACGACGTCGACATTCTGCTCAACGGCAGCTCGAACTATGCCGCCGGCAATGCCTTGTCGGCGATCAATTACCGGACCGAGCCCGCGATCTATCGTTACGGTGAGTTGCTTGAGACATATCCCAATGCGCTGACCGCGGCGGTCAAGGATTGGTCGAACCTGACCGCCGCCAATCTCGGAACGCTTGGCAGCGTCAATTGGGCCGATGTGGACACCAGCAAGTATATCGCCAACGTGCTGGTCGGCGGTGAGCCGCAGACGCCGATCTTCCGTGCGCCCGCCGGCATGCCCGTGCGTTTCCGCCTGCTGCACGCCGGCGGCAACGGCGACAATCAGCAGGTGTTCGAGCTGAGCGGTCATGTCTGGCAAGCCGAGCCTTATCTCAACAACTCCACCGTGATCGGCGACAACAAGGCCTCGCCGATGCTCGGCGTCACCAGCGGCTATGGCGTGAGTTCGCATTTCGACGTGGTGATCCCGTCAGCCGGCGGCACCGCCAAGGTGGCGGGGGATTATATTTATCGCACCTGGACCGCGGATCAGTTCCAGGTCGGTTTCTGGGGCTTGTTCCGCGTGGCGCCTCTCGTCGGGCCGATTGCCGGCGGTTTCCCCGACACGGTCGCGGTGACCGGCGCCGGTCCCGCTGACGGCGGCAAGTTCGCGGTGTCGGGTCATGTCACTGTGGCCGCCGCGCGATCGGCGATAGGACGGGTCCAGGCCTCACAGCTTCAGCTCAAGATTGATGGCGCGGCAATGACCACATCAGTCAATGCGGATGGTCGCTGGGAGGTGGTGCTGGACAAGGAGCCGGTGCGTGTTGAGGTGAGCTCGCCGAACGGCGGTGTCACCCAATGGGAGCGCCGTGCGCCACAACTGGCGGCGGACTTCGTCGCAGCGGCGGCGCCAGTGCCGCCGCCATTGCGGCCGCGCCCGAGGGTTCCGAACCGGCGTCATGTTGGGCAACTGCAGTGATCCCCCGAGGGGAGCGGCTGAGGTCCGCATCCATGGCCGCTGCGTTTGCGCTGCTGCAGTTGGCTGCGTGGGGTGACGCCACACCCGCGCGGGCCGAGCAGACCGAGAAGCAAGCCGAATCTGCAGGCGTATGCATCAGCTTCACGCTGTCAGCGCTGACGTCGGCGACAGCGCCATCGGCTGGTCGTGATGCCGCGTTCGCTTTCAAGCTCGCCATGGGCAACGACGCGCCGCTGCGCGGCGCCAAGCCCGCGGCCTGGCTGGTGCCGCATGCACCCGGCGACACGCTCGACGAGCGTCGCTGCCGGCGCATCGCGGCGGCCTTCGTGCGCGGCGCCAGCATGACGGTGCCGGCCATCGACCTCAACGCCTTCTACATTCTGTCGCTCGGCGGCGACGCCAGTGTCTCGGTGATCGATCCCCGGATCGGCTTTGGCGGATCGCGGCTGCTGGATCTCGCCACCTTCGACGCCAACGCCACCGACTGGGCGCTGACACCGGACCAGGGCCTGCTGGCGGTGGCGCAGCCGTCCGTCGATCAGATTGCGCTGATCGACACCCGGGACTGGAGCATCAGGAGCAAAGTCAACGTGCCCGGTGCCACGCGACTGGCGCTCACGCCCGATGGGCGAACGTTGCTGGCGTCCTATCGGGCAGCTTCGGGCGGCAACGAAGCGGAGAACGGGCTCGCCCTTGTCGATCTCGGCACGCCGACTACGTCGCCGTCGCGCATCGCCACCGGTGCCGGTCCGCACGACATCGTTGTCGATAACGAGGGCCGGGTTGCCTTCGTGACCAATGCAGGGGCCGACACCGTGAGTGTCATTGACCTCGCAGCCAAGCGGATAGCACGCACCGTACCCGCCGGCCATCGGCCGACCGTGCTCGCCTATTCGGCGCTGGCCCGGCGAGCCTACGTGGCCGCGGAGGACGGCAAGTTGACGACTGTCAGCGCATCGCCATCGGCGCCGACAGCCACAATCGACGGGCCGCGCGGAATAACCGCGCTGCGATTTGCGCCGGGCGAGCGTTTCCTGCTCGCGGCCAGCCCGCAAGCGGGCGAGGTGGTGGTGCTCGATACCGCGACTGATCGCATCGTGCAGCGTTTTCCGGTCGCCGGCCAGCCCGACGCCATCGGCTTCTCCGATCACGTCGTGTACATCCGCCGGCGCGCCAGCGAGTTCGTCGATGCGTTTCCGCTGGACCAGATCGGCATCGAGGGGCGCACGCCAAGCGCAATGAGCGTCGGCATGGGGCAGCTGGCACTGGGCGCCATGAGCGCGTCGGCGCGCGCCGATGTGATGGCTCCGGTGCCGGGCGGCGACGGCGTGATGATCGCAAGCCCAGGCGAGCGCACCATCTATTTTTATCGCGAAGGCATGGCCGCGCCCTCCGGCAGCTTCACCACCTACGGCCGCGAGCCGCGCGCGGTGCAGATCCTCGATCGCCGCCTGCGTGAGGCCGAGCCCGGCGTTTATCGCACGGTTGGCCGATTGCCTCGCGCGGGCACCTACGACGTCGTGCTTTATATCGACGCGCCGCGGCTCGTGCAGTGTTTCGAGGTGCGTATCGATGAGGATTCCAAAGGCGGTGACGGCACGGCGGCAACACCGCGGGTTGCTGACCTTGCGTTGAACGGCACGCCGCGTGCCGGTGCGCCGCTCGCCCTGCAATTCCGCCTTGTCGATCCGCAGACCGGCGCGCCCATGAACGGCGTGAGCGACGCGCGCATCCTTTCCTTTGCCATCCCTGGGCAGAGCGCCGTGCGCAGCATTGCGAGGCCGCTCGGTGACGGCGCGTATGCGGCCGAAATCACCATGCCCGTGCCGGGCAATTATTACGTCTTCGTCGAGGCGCCTTCGGTCGCGCTGGCGCCGGCGGCAGGCCGGCTTGTTGCGGTCGCGCCTGCCGCCTCGCCGTAGAGAGAATTTGAACACTGGACGTTGGAAGGGGAGTGTTATGCCAGAGATCGATACCGGCAAGATTGCATACTGCCAGATTTACCCCGGGGTCGGCATCGCGCGGATCGGCAACAGTCCCACCGAGTTCTTCATCGGGCCGGAGACGCCGGACCAGGTGGTCGCGCCGGTTGGCGGCTTCAAGGACAAGGGCGGGCGGATCAAGCGGCAGGCCGCGCGCTTCCGTCTCTACGCCTTCGACAAGGACAACGCCTGTCTCGGTGAAGTCACCACGGGCGAGGGCGTCGACATCACCTGGACGGTGCATCTCGCCAATGCCAAGCCGAGCTTCAACACCTTTCTCGGCCGTTTCTGGCAAAGCCAGTATCCCAATTTCTACAAATACAATCCCAATGAGACACCGCTGCGCAACCAGGAGATCATGGATCCCGAGCAGCGGCGCAAGCTCCTTGTCATCGATCCCGGTCCACGCTCTATCAAGCCCGGCGAGGGGCCCGTGGAGTTCGACACCGGCACCATTGGCCCGCTGCCGTACTCAGACATTCCGGTGCCGGCGAATGGGCCCGATCCTCTCGCGGGCACGCGTGACGGCTGGTGGAATTGCCCGACCAGGGATCGGCTGCCCAAGCCGGTCAAGATGTCCGTGAAGGAGACTGTGGCGCTCGGGACCCTGCGGGTCGACGACTCTGGCCGGCTTCTGGTGCTCGGCGGTTACGGACGCAGCGACTCGCTGATTCCGAACAATCCGGTCGGCCGGCTGATGGACAGCAACTATTACGCCAACAACGATTACTGGTTCGACGATACGTCCGACGGTCCGGTGTCCGCCGAAGTACGGATCGGCGGCAAGCCGATCACGGTGAAGGACAGCGCGTGGGTGCTGGTGACGCCGCCCAAGTTCGCGGTCGATGCCCAGATGCCGACCACGCTCTACGACACGGCGATGGAAACCTGGGAGAAAAAACAAAACGGCGGCAAGCTGCCCGAGCGGAAGGTGTCGTTCAGCCGCGACATCTATCCCATCCTGCGCCGCCTGGACGGTATCACCTGGCTCAATCGCACCGCCTACCAGCATCACGGCGCCAACACCAACAACGACTTCGCCAATGTGCACAGCGCGCTGTTCCAGCTGCTGCACAGCAAGCAGAAGAAGCAGGAGGTCGAGGCGGCCCAGGCACGCCAGCACATCTTCGGACGATTGCGCCCGCCCGGGCTGGTGCCGGCGACGCCGAACGCGGCCGATACACCCGAAAGCCTGCCGTACGCCAGCTATCGGTTCATGCCGCAGATGTCCGGTGACGGTGGCGAGCCGACCACGCTGGAGGATCCGGCCAGCTCCATCAACGACAAGGTCTATGATTGCACCACCGGCCAGGAATGGCCGGTGACCACGCCGACATCGCCGCCACCGGGCGGCTGCTATATCACCTGGCTGACGCTGTCGGATCGCCAGTATGCCGACATGGGCCAGTGGGCGGCGGGCGCGTTCGACGACGACTGGACCGGGCCGCCGCAGCCGGTGCCGCTTGAAAGCCTGCCGGTCGCGGCGCAGCCGGATGCGCTCAATCGCGCCGCGTTTGATCCCTGCATCGGAGCGCCGTTCTATCCCGGCATCGAGATCACCTACATATCGACCGATCCGGCATTGTGGTCCGGTCCATGCCGCATCGACGCCGCGACCACGACGCCCGGTGGCATCACCTGCCACATGGCGCTGCCATGGCAGGCCGATTTCAGCGAATGCAATACCAACTGGTGGCCGACCGCGCGGCCGGACGATGTCGTCTCGGAAGCCGAACTCGACAGGGTGATGAACGCCTACAGCGAAGCCAGCGAAGGCACGCTCTCGCGCGCGCTGTCGGTGCGTGTGCCATGGGCGCGCGGCATTCCCTCCGTGTCGCCGGCGCTCGACAATGCGATGGTGAAGGCGTGGTCGCATTTCGGCTTCGTCGTGAAGAAGCAGGTCGCCAGCGGCGAGACCGTTTATGTCGAAACCGAGCGCTCGCCGTATTTCGGCAGCACTGAACGCGACTTCTTCTATTATCTGATGAACATCGACGCCTATCCGGACTTCGTGCCGCGTGCGCACCAGCTGGTGCACCAGTATCTGGCGGAGGGGCGGCGCAACGGGCAGGAGGCAGATCTGGATGAAGTGTGGACCTATTTCCCCTTCAGCCAGGAGGCGTTCGATGCGCGGCTGGAGCTGATCTACGCCAATTTCGTCCGCGACAATCAGACCACCGCCAATCCCGAGATGCTCTCGAGCCGCCAGTTCTCCCCGCCGAACTATCTCAGCACCAGCAACCGCGCCCAGCAGGCGTATCAGTTGCTGCAGATGGGGCCGTTCAATCAGCTTGATGGCGCCTGGCTGCGCCGGGCGGTTCCGGACGGGCCCGTGGACGAGGTCGGTGAGCTTTTGGCGCACATCCGCCAGGACGAGCTCGGCGACGGCGTGGCGTCGCAGAACCACTCGAACGTCTACACCGATCTGCTCAAGAGCCTGAACTTCTACCTGCCGGATCTCTACACCCGCGCATACGCCGACGATCCGCGCCTGCTCGACGCGGCCTTCACCCAGCCGTGCTTCATCCTTGCGATCTCGCAGTTCGACGACGAGTTCCTGCCAGAGATCCTCGGCATGACGCTCTATCTGGAGTGGTCGTCGATCGGCCTCGTCACCACCGTGAACACGCTGAACGCGTTCGACATCAACCCGCTGTACTATTCGCTGCATGTCGGCATCGACAACGCCGCCGCCGGCCACGGCGCGCTGGCCAAGCGCGCCATCGAGATTTATCTCGATCGCGTCAGAGCGAGCGAAGGCCCCGAAGTGATGCAGCAGATCTGGGAGCGGATCTGGACCGGCTATGTCACGTTCGGCACCCTGGGGAATCTGGGCGACGCGATCCAGCAGCAGTTCACCAGCCAGAGCCTTGCCAGCCAGGTGCAGGCGCTGATCGTCAGGAAGGCGCCCTACGCCAGCCAGACTCACGGCCAGAAGACCCTGGGCAATGCCGCGATCAATGACTGGTTCCTGGATCCGCCGGGCTTCATGAACGAGTTGCAGAAGTCGGGCCTGATCATTCCGGGCAAGCCGGAGATCAGCCCGTTCTTCCAGCTGCTCAGCTTCACCGGGCCGATGTACCACGTGTTCATGCCGGATGAGGAGCAGTTGCTGCGCGACTGGTGTTTCTCGCTCGCCGCGACCGCGGAGCCCCCGAACAAGACCATCCTTCAGGGCATGAATTACGTCATCGACACCTTGCGCCAGCGCCAGGTCGGGCAGGCCGGACACAATGTCCGCATCACCGGGCCGGATCCGGACAAGAAGGGCGCCAGGCGCACGGAGTCGGTGCACTGGTGGTTCGACAGGGGCAATCTGCCTTTGATGAGCGCCCTGGCCAATCCGGACAATGGCTGGGTCGTGCCGTTCGATTCCATCGCCAGCCCGATCATGACCAGCCTGCTCGCCGGCAACGGCGCCATGGCGGATGATTTCCGCTCCATCGTGCCCGACACCGGAGGCCTGACCTGCGCCAACGTGTTCGCGCAATGGATCGATGCCGGCTGCCCGCTGCAGGAAAAGGTGGAGGAGGAGGCGGTGATGCTGCAACGGCCGCGCGAGACAGCGCCGGTCACGCCGTATCGGATCTATCGGCGCAAGGATGGCAAGGTCTGGGGCATGGGTACGCCTCACTAAATGGGCACGCCTTACTAAGTGAGTGAAAGATATGGAAGTGAACACAACTCTGCCCGGTTACGTTGAAGTGGCTGTTATCGGTGGCGGCCCGGCCGGTGCCGTTGCCGCCCGAATGCTGGCGCAGCTCGGCGTCACCGTCGCATTGCTCGAAGCCGGACAGCATCATCCGCTGGTCGGCGAAACGCTGCCGCCTGCCGTGCGGCCGGTGCTGGATCGCCTGGGCTTGCGGGCTACGGTAGAGGCCGAGGGCTATCTTCCCTCGGTCGGCAGCTGGTCCGCCTGGGGTGATGCGGAGCCCTGGGGCCGCGACTTCATCTACAGTTATTTCGGTCATGGCTGGCATCTCGATCGCCGCCGCTTCGACGCGTTGCTGCGCGAAGCCGCGCGCGCGGCCGGAGCGCGGCTTGTGACAGGCGCATCAGTGATGGCATCCGCGCCTCTCGCGGGTGGTGGCTTCAGCCTGGCTCTTGCCGACGGCAGGGAGATCACCGCACGGATCGTGCTCGATGCCAGCGGACGCGGTGCCAGCTTCGCGCGGCAGCGCGGTGTCCGGCGCCAGACGCTCGACCGGATGGTGGCGCTGGTCGGCCATGTGGTGCGCCGCGCGGGTGCCGACGAGGAGCCGGCCGCCTCACTGGTCGAGGCGACGGCGGAAGGCTGGTGGTACTCGGCGCCGCTGCCGCAGGATCGCCTTGTCGTCGTGTTCATGACCGACAGCGATATCGCCCGCGAAATAGGGACCTCGACCGAAGGCTGGCTCGATCGGCTGTCCGCCGCGCCGCACACCGGCGCGCGCGCGCTGCGTTACGGCGCGGGCCTTGCCGGTCCGCCGGTCATCGTGCCGGCGGCGAGCGGCCGGCTGGAACGGTTCGGTGACGTGGATTGGCTGGCGATCGGCGATGCCGCCGCCACCCGCGATCCCTTGTCGTCGGAAGGCATTCTGATTGCGATGGAAAGCGGTCTCGACGCTGCTGAGGCCGCCGCGCGGGCGCTTCGCGGCGTTCGCGATGCGCTGCCGGCTGCGGCAGAGCGGCGCGAGGCCGGCTGGCGTGAGTATCTCGCGCTGCATGACCAGTATTACGACATGGAGCAACGCTGGCCGGACGCGCGATTCTGGCAACGGCGGCGCAGTCGCACGTTGCAGGCCGCCGAATAGACATCAGAGGAGCGTCGCATGAGACATTCAATCGCCGCCGGACTCGCCCTGCTGTTATTTGCCGCGGTGCCGGGTAAGGCTCATGAGATGAAGGCGTATGACATGCACATGCATCATCAGGCCAGTCCGCAGCCGACGCGGCCGCCGGCGGCCGCGGTGCCCGATATGCCGGTGGTCGATCAGGATGGCAAGCGCCTCAATTTCTACAGCGATCTGGTGCGCGGACGCACCGTCGCGATCGACTTCGTCTACACATCCTGCACCACCATCTGCCCGATGCTGACGGCTCACTTCCGCATGGTGCAGCAGGAGCTCGAGGCGCGCGTCGGCAAGGATATCGCGCTGATTTCGGTCTCGATCGATCCAGTGACTGACACCCCGGCGAAGCTCAAGGCGTTCGCCGCACCGTTCGAGCCGGGCCCGGGCTGGACCTTCGTCACCGGCGCACGCCCCGACATCGCAAGATTGCTCGACAAGCTGGGACAGCCGTTCGGCAACCCGGCGGACCATGCCCCGGTGGTGCTGGTCCGCAATGACAAGGTCGGTGGCTGGACCAATGTCGATGGCAACGATCCCGTCGCCATTCGCGAGGCGCTGATCGGCGCCGCCGGACCCGGCACGAAGATCGATACGCCCAAAGCTGACGCGACCAGACCTGATACGATCAAGCCCGATACAATCAAGCCCGGCACGACGAAAACCAGCACCACGAAGGTCGATCCGACCGATGCCGCCTTGGCCTATATGCGCAACCCGCTGCTGCGAACGCAGGACGACAAGCCGGTGCATTTTTTCGATGATCTGTTGCGCGGCAAGGTCGTGCTGATCAATTTCATCCTGACCACCTGCAAGGACACCTGTCCGATGGTCACGGCCAATCTGTCCAAGGTCCAGGAGCTGCTGGGGGACAAGGTCGGCCGTTCCATCAACATGATCTCGCTGTCGGTCGATCCGCAGCGCGACCAGCCGGCTGAGCTGAAGAAGTTCGCCGATAATTTCGACGTCAGGCCCGGCTGGTACTTTCTGACGGGTGAGCGGCCGGAGATCGATCCCTTGCTGCGCCGTCTCGCGGCCTATACCACCGATCCGCTCGACCACAGCACTGTCCTGGTGATCGGAAATATCGAA is drawn from Bradyrhizobium prioriisuperbiae and contains these coding sequences:
- a CDS encoding SCO family protein, with the translated sequence MRHSIAAGLALLLFAAVPGKAHEMKAYDMHMHHQASPQPTRPPAAAVPDMPVVDQDGKRLNFYSDLVRGRTVAIDFVYTSCTTICPMLTAHFRMVQQELEARVGKDIALISVSIDPVTDTPAKLKAFAAPFEPGPGWTFVTGARPDIARLLDKLGQPFGNPADHAPVVLVRNDKVGGWTNVDGNDPVAIREALIGAAGPGTKIDTPKADATRPDTIKPDTIKPGTTKTSTTKVDPTDAALAYMRNPLLRTQDDKPVHFFDDLLRGKVVLINFILTTCKDTCPMVTANLSKVQELLGDKVGRSINMISLSVDPQRDQPAELKKFADNFDVRPGWYFLTGERPEIDPLLRRLAAYTTDPLDHSTVLVIGNIETGNWTKIFGMAEPASIARAVLALQSSTQ
- a CDS encoding tryptophan 7-halogenase; this translates as MNTTLPGYVEVAVIGGGPAGAVAARMLAQLGVTVALLEAGQHHPLVGETLPPAVRPVLDRLGLRATVEAEGYLPSVGSWSAWGDAEPWGRDFIYSYFGHGWHLDRRRFDALLREAARAAGARLVTGASVMASAPLAGGGFSLALADGREITARIVLDASGRGASFARQRGVRRQTLDRMVALVGHVVRRAGADEEPAASLVEATAEGWWYSAPLPQDRLVVVFMTDSDIAREIGTSTEGWLDRLSAAPHTGARALRYGAGLAGPPVIVPAASGRLERFGDVDWLAIGDAAATRDPLSSEGILIAMESGLDAAEAAARALRGVRDALPAAAERREAGWREYLALHDQYYDMEQRWPDARFWQRRRSRTLQAAE
- a CDS encoding LodA/GoxA family CTQ-dependent oxidase; amino-acid sequence: MPEIDTGKIAYCQIYPGVGIARIGNSPTEFFIGPETPDQVVAPVGGFKDKGGRIKRQAARFRLYAFDKDNACLGEVTTGEGVDITWTVHLANAKPSFNTFLGRFWQSQYPNFYKYNPNETPLRNQEIMDPEQRRKLLVIDPGPRSIKPGEGPVEFDTGTIGPLPYSDIPVPANGPDPLAGTRDGWWNCPTRDRLPKPVKMSVKETVALGTLRVDDSGRLLVLGGYGRSDSLIPNNPVGRLMDSNYYANNDYWFDDTSDGPVSAEVRIGGKPITVKDSAWVLVTPPKFAVDAQMPTTLYDTAMETWEKKQNGGKLPERKVSFSRDIYPILRRLDGITWLNRTAYQHHGANTNNDFANVHSALFQLLHSKQKKQEVEAAQARQHIFGRLRPPGLVPATPNAADTPESLPYASYRFMPQMSGDGGEPTTLEDPASSINDKVYDCTTGQEWPVTTPTSPPPGGCYITWLTLSDRQYADMGQWAAGAFDDDWTGPPQPVPLESLPVAAQPDALNRAAFDPCIGAPFYPGIEITYISTDPALWSGPCRIDAATTTPGGITCHMALPWQADFSECNTNWWPTARPDDVVSEAELDRVMNAYSEASEGTLSRALSVRVPWARGIPSVSPALDNAMVKAWSHFGFVVKKQVASGETVYVETERSPYFGSTERDFFYYLMNIDAYPDFVPRAHQLVHQYLAEGRRNGQEADLDEVWTYFPFSQEAFDARLELIYANFVRDNQTTANPEMLSSRQFSPPNYLSTSNRAQQAYQLLQMGPFNQLDGAWLRRAVPDGPVDEVGELLAHIRQDELGDGVASQNHSNVYTDLLKSLNFYLPDLYTRAYADDPRLLDAAFTQPCFILAISQFDDEFLPEILGMTLYLEWSSIGLVTTVNTLNAFDINPLYYSLHVGIDNAAAGHGALAKRAIEIYLDRVRASEGPEVMQQIWERIWTGYVTFGTLGNLGDAIQQQFTSQSLASQVQALIVRKAPYASQTHGQKTLGNAAINDWFLDPPGFMNELQKSGLIIPGKPEISPFFQLLSFTGPMYHVFMPDEEQLLRDWCFSLAATAEPPNKTILQGMNYVIDTLRQRQVGQAGHNVRITGPDPDKKGARRTESVHWWFDRGNLPLMSALANPDNGWVVPFDSIASPIMTSLLAGNGAMADDFRSIVPDTGGLTCANVFAQWIDAGCPLQEKVEEEAVMLQRPRETAPVTPYRIYRRKDGKVWGMGTPH